A stretch of the Pirellulales bacterium genome encodes the following:
- a CDS encoding TIM barrel protein, which produces MAKPADYRFSFGPWNISMGADPFGPAVRKEVEFAKKIREYKKLGFSYVQLHDDDVVPADWDAAQTAKGVAKVKKLLDSEGLTGEFIAPRLWEDARTIDGGYTANKAADRSYARDRTRRSVDIARMMGIDLMVLWPAREGTYIREAKDPLVATGRLVDAINEILKYDPHLRVVGEMKPNEPMDQAYCPTVGHFMGLAYRTVDPSRVGVLIESAHSILAGLDPSDDMAYALWHGKLWGVHLNDQNGLKYDQDKTFGSVDLRRAFNQVWVLDRAKYYDIGVVGLDVKAMRTTKQADQTRHLANSLAMFNHLLALVRAVDSAKVEAFRAARDYEGLELYILEHLLAN; this is translated from the coding sequence ATGGCCAAACCAGCCGACTACCGCTTTAGCTTTGGACCCTGGAACATTTCCATGGGCGCCGATCCATTCGGACCGGCGGTGCGCAAGGAGGTGGAGTTCGCCAAGAAGATTCGCGAGTACAAAAAGCTCGGCTTCAGCTACGTGCAACTGCACGACGACGATGTTGTGCCCGCCGATTGGGACGCGGCCCAAACCGCCAAGGGTGTCGCCAAGGTGAAAAAGCTGCTGGACAGCGAAGGGCTGACCGGCGAGTTCATTGCCCCGCGACTTTGGGAAGACGCGCGAACAATCGACGGCGGTTACACGGCCAACAAGGCCGCCGATCGCAGCTACGCCCGCGACCGCACGCGCCGTTCGGTCGACATCGCGCGCATGATGGGCATTGATCTAATGGTGCTCTGGCCCGCGCGCGAAGGAACTTACATCCGCGAGGCCAAAGATCCGCTGGTCGCCACCGGCCGACTGGTCGACGCGATCAACGAGATTCTGAAATACGACCCCCACTTGCGCGTGGTGGGGGAAATGAAGCCCAACGAACCGATGGATCAGGCTTACTGCCCCACGGTCGGCCACTTCATGGGGTTGGCTTATCGCACGGTCGATCCGTCGCGAGTGGGCGTGCTCATCGAGAGCGCGCACAGCATTTTGGCTGGCCTCGACCCCTCGGACGACATGGCCTACGCCCTCTGGCACGGCAAGCTCTGGGGAGTGCATCTCAATGACCAGAACGGGCTGAAATACGACCAGGACAAGACCTTTGGCTCGGTCGACCTGCGCCGCGCGTTCAACCAGGTGTGGGTGCTCGATCGCGCCAAATATTACGACATTGGCGTTGTCGGCCTGGATGTCAAGGCGATGCGCACCACCAAGCAGGCCGATCAAACCCGGCATCTCGCCAATAGCCTGGCGATGTTCAACCACCTACTGGCGCTGGTCCGCGCGGTCGATAGCGCCAAGGTAGAAGCCTTCCGCGCGGCGCGCGACTACGAAGGGCTGGAACTGTATATTCTCGAGCACCTGCTCGCCAACTGA
- a CDS encoding HAD family hydrolase: MSDMKPAAATASGLEIEIRRPEFRRGDFRAVLFDFDGTLSLIRRNWPEIMIPMMVDVLAATGTRESRDELHAEVEEFVMRLNGRQTIFQMMQLADEVRARGGEPRDPLHYKHQYHELLTAQIRGRIEGLRSGAMTQDELTVPESHRLLTRLRDMGLTLYLASGTDLVYVRQEAEALGVAEFFGEHIYGALDDYQNFSKKMIIDRIIQQTGVAGHQLIGLGDGFVEIEEVHGAGGVAIGVASNEESRQGVNEWKRNRLLRAGADIIIGDYRCQDRLFETLGLN, translated from the coding sequence ATGAGCGACATGAAACCCGCCGCAGCAACCGCGTCGGGACTGGAGATCGAAATCCGCCGCCCCGAATTTCGACGCGGCGATTTTCGCGCGGTGCTTTTCGACTTCGACGGCACCTTATCGCTCATCCGTCGCAATTGGCCAGAAATCATGATCCCGATGATGGTCGATGTGCTGGCGGCCACCGGCACACGCGAGTCGCGCGACGAGTTGCATGCGGAAGTCGAGGAATTCGTCATGCGGCTCAATGGTCGGCAAACGATTTTTCAGATGATGCAACTCGCCGACGAGGTGCGCGCTCGCGGGGGCGAACCGCGCGATCCCTTGCACTACAAACATCAATACCACGAGTTGCTCACCGCGCAGATCCGAGGGCGCATCGAAGGACTGCGCTCCGGCGCGATGACTCAAGACGAGCTGACCGTGCCCGAGTCGCATCGATTGTTGACGCGACTGCGCGACATGGGGCTGACCCTTTATCTCGCCTCGGGCACTGATCTGGTCTATGTCCGACAGGAGGCGGAGGCGCTCGGCGTGGCGGAGTTCTTTGGAGAGCACATCTACGGCGCGCTGGATGACTACCAGAACTTTTCCAAGAAGATGATCATCGATCGCATCATTCAGCAGACTGGTGTCGCCGGACATCAGCTCATCGGCTTGGGCGACGGATTTGTGGAGATTGAGGAAGTACATGGCGCCGGCGGGGTGGCGATCGGAGTGGCCAGCAACGAAGAATCGCGTCAAGGCGTCAACGAGTGGAAGCGCAACCGGTTGTTGCGAGCCGGCGCCGACATCATCATTGGCGATTACCGCTGCCAGGATCGACTGTTTGAAACGCTCGGCCTGAACTAG
- a CDS encoding TerC family protein yields the protein MPVGYWLGFAALVTVLLTLDLVVFHRKAHEPSLRESAIWTAIWCSIALLFNGFVWWLYANVLNHPKPSQAAINFLTGYLVEWSLSMDNVFVFAVVFGFFGVPRKYQYRVLFWGILGAVVMRFIFVFLGTKLIQQFEPVMLLFGAFLVYTGVKLAFHDEGDEIDPNTNWLLRLAKRMFPVARGDHGDHFFVREEGKFTITPLFLVLLVVESTDVLFAVDSVPAIFGITRDPFIVFTSNIFAILGLRALYFLLAGVMNLFRFLHYGLSAILIFIGVKMTVKTLQHLQHADWWPAPEQSWLHWPLPDWGSLLVVLGLLGASVIASIAIRPAARDESLAGSDEPEPVDTRS from the coding sequence GTGCCAGTTGGCTATTGGTTGGGGTTCGCCGCGCTGGTGACGGTGTTGCTGACGCTCGACTTGGTGGTGTTTCACCGCAAGGCGCACGAGCCATCGCTGCGCGAGTCGGCGATTTGGACCGCCATTTGGTGTTCCATTGCGCTATTGTTCAATGGCTTTGTTTGGTGGCTCTACGCCAATGTGCTGAACCACCCCAAGCCTTCGCAAGCCGCCATCAATTTTTTGACCGGCTATCTGGTCGAATGGTCGTTGTCAATGGACAACGTCTTTGTCTTCGCGGTGGTGTTCGGCTTCTTTGGCGTCCCCCGCAAGTATCAATACCGCGTCCTGTTCTGGGGCATCCTTGGCGCCGTGGTGATGCGGTTTATTTTTGTGTTTCTCGGCACCAAACTGATTCAGCAGTTCGAGCCGGTCATGCTCCTGTTCGGCGCCTTTCTGGTCTATACCGGCGTGAAGCTCGCCTTTCACGATGAGGGGGACGAGATCGACCCCAATACCAATTGGTTGCTGCGACTGGCGAAGCGCATGTTTCCGGTCGCGCGCGGAGATCATGGCGATCATTTTTTCGTCCGCGAGGAGGGTAAATTCACCATCACGCCGCTATTTCTGGTGCTGCTGGTGGTCGAGAGCACCGATGTCCTGTTCGCCGTCGATAGCGTCCCCGCCATCTTTGGCATTACGCGCGATCCGTTCATCGTGTTCACCTCCAACATCTTCGCGATCCTCGGCCTGCGCGCGCTCTACTTCTTGCTGGCCGGAGTAATGAATCTGTTCCGGTTCCTGCACTATGGCTTGAGCGCCATCTTGATCTTCATCGGCGTCAAGATGACTGTGAAGACGCTACAGCACCTGCAGCATGCCGACTGGTGGCCGGCGCCCGAACAAAGTTGGCTCCATTGGCCGCTGCCCGATTGGGGTTCGCTGCTTGTCGTGCTGGGACTGTTAGGCGCCTCGGTCATTGCATCGATCGCCATACGTCCTGCTGCCCGCGACGAGTCGTTGGCAGGCAGCGATGAGCCCGAACCGGTCGACACGCGGTCCTAG
- a CDS encoding GDP-mannose 4,6-dehydratase has translation MSPNRSTRGPSHCQSSQAHPPLADAPREIRCLVTGGAGFIGSHLAEALLTRGRLVTVIDDESTGTIANLTAARRSDRLRFVRGAISDEPLMRQLVSNADEVYHLAAAVGVALIADDPIRTIETNINPTDLLLRIARDKLQGGGQVRLFLASTSEVYGKNPKPSWTEDDDLVLGPTTRPRWAYGASKAIDEFLALAYWRQQSLPVVVGRFFNVVGPRQTGQYGMVLPRFVDAALAGRSLIVHDDGRQLRCFAHVSDVVAAVLALMDSQGAAGRVFNIGSDQPVSILELAQRVIAAAQSTSGVEFQSYAAAYSADFEDVRSRVPDLTRLRDTIGYAPRYDLNAIIADVVRWKRESAS, from the coding sequence ATGAGCCCGAACCGGTCGACACGCGGTCCTAGTCATTGCCAGTCATCACAGGCGCATCCTCCCTTGGCCGACGCCCCTCGCGAGATTCGATGCTTGGTGACTGGCGGAGCCGGTTTCATTGGCAGCCACCTTGCCGAGGCGCTATTAACGCGCGGCCGGCTGGTGACCGTCATCGACGACGAATCGACCGGCACGATCGCCAATTTGACCGCGGCGCGCCGCTCCGACCGATTGCGCTTTGTGCGCGGCGCGATCTCCGATGAGCCCCTGATGCGCCAATTAGTAAGTAACGCCGACGAGGTGTACCACCTCGCCGCCGCGGTGGGCGTGGCGCTGATTGCCGACGATCCAATTCGCACGATTGAAACCAACATCAACCCGACCGACCTGCTGTTGCGCATCGCGCGCGACAAGCTGCAAGGCGGTGGGCAAGTCCGCCTGTTCCTGGCCAGCACCAGTGAGGTATACGGCAAGAACCCCAAGCCAAGCTGGACCGAAGACGACGATCTGGTGCTGGGCCCCACCACGCGGCCGCGCTGGGCCTATGGCGCATCGAAGGCGATCGACGAGTTCTTGGCGCTCGCCTATTGGCGGCAGCAAAGTTTGCCCGTTGTCGTCGGGCGATTTTTCAACGTGGTCGGCCCCAGGCAGACCGGCCAATACGGCATGGTGTTGCCGCGCTTCGTCGACGCCGCGCTCGCCGGTCGCTCGTTGATCGTGCATGACGATGGCCGTCAGCTTCGCTGTTTCGCTCATGTGAGCGACGTCGTCGCCGCTGTGCTGGCGCTGATGGATTCGCAGGGCGCGGCGGGGCGCGTGTTCAACATTGGCAGCGACCAGCCGGTGAGCATCTTGGAATTGGCTCAGCGCGTCATCGCCGCCGCGCAATCTACGTCGGGCGTCGAATTTCAGAGTTATGCCGCGGCGTATTCAGCCGACTTTGAGGACGTTCGCTCGCGCGTGCCCGACCTGACCCGACTGCGCGACACGATCGGTTACGCTCCGCGCTACGATCTGAACGCGATTATCGCCGATGTCGTGCGCTGGAAGCGCGAATCGGCTAGCTAG
- a CDS encoding HEAT repeat domain-containing protein, whose product MNIRISCLAFIVCLLQLPQAAHAQKAPDNFRVELLYQAPDIEHPSVVTCDDHGNLFVGEDPMDMRGPTTKEFDRVLYIQFDEHGQPIRKTVFCDGLSAVFGLVWHDGALYVMHAPHYSMFQDTNGDGVADVRKDLAEGFGPPAGVFGFNDHIVTGTRIGLDGLIYVSVGDKGVPLARGADGGAISLEGGGVVRMRPDGTRLEVFSSGTRNHLDVALDSLDNIFTYDNTDDGLGWWTRFTHHVPTGYYGYPYDYHPHPERHLPRISEHGGGSPVGAACYREAAWPAKYRDSAFHCEWGKRKLQRFTPKKSGATFAAEVEDFIVADGAGEFCPQDLCFSPDGRYMYIADWNYGGWTRPDVVGRLYRVSYTGGDVPPEPERAVDADPLDRQIAALAHPAHSERMRAQQALVRISEPAVASLTTLLAASTDKLAKTHAIWALYAIADRTPAVDPAALWTQAIQDADADVRAQAARAIGQRFATRNLYTIAASQSPAARPDAFKLPNRDAAIMALEARLADDDPSVRMWSAVALGQIADHRSVKPLFAALGAPDAFARFAMIQALRSINHWGYAEEFINSPDSRVREGAVLAMTGVYSEDALSVLIRAAFAGQDPQLRPKALGAVGEVLYQAAPYQEGWWGTQPARAKFSRPKDREWVGTIIAQSALGAGVEHADPALRLAAAVALRATGNENAAELLRRLLADSDEAVRREAILAVGELKDEESIAGLIDAASDTSASDALRQAAVQSIMAIGSADAVEQLIGIVARPETSDELAVVSMQALAQMKAAAAGPVILGRFANGSAAARAQAITAYVEIVGVPGAPAIAEQLDDAEVVVRQACITALGKLHACDYVPQIINAASDTSLRYDVIAALAQMPDRRAAPLLIDGLVDKNADLREACRAALVSLGRAIDDDLVLLHERGELSGQARAALKSVVGEPTPITQWNVMGAWPKAQRPSFDPAAAPDTDQRVALGDRTLTWHKAASPKGGGRIRLNGLRPENDAWAIAHAIVASPTATTSEALIGSDDQLTLYVNGKQVYQHDTSRGWSANQDSAPIELVAGDNQIWVLAGNDSGPWEFSVAIKQRDPRLAFLDNVAPQATDPARYRERALAESGDASRGRALFADRQGVACVKCHAVGGDGGGQVGPDLAGVGAKYPREELIRSVLEPSNRILSGYQLSVVVTSAGEILQGIIKSDADDAIDLLDAEGRVRRVPAAEVDERETQNVSMMPTGLKDGLTPAEFTDIIAYLESLKSTPGEK is encoded by the coding sequence GTGAATATCAGAATCTCCTGCTTGGCGTTCATAGTTTGTCTGTTGCAATTACCGCAGGCGGCGCACGCGCAAAAGGCGCCAGACAACTTTCGCGTTGAGCTCTTGTATCAAGCGCCTGACATCGAACACCCGTCGGTGGTGACGTGCGACGACCACGGCAACTTGTTTGTCGGCGAAGATCCGATGGACATGCGCGGCCCCACCACCAAGGAGTTCGATCGCGTCCTGTATATACAGTTCGACGAGCACGGCCAACCAATCCGCAAGACGGTGTTTTGCGATGGGCTGTCAGCGGTCTTCGGACTGGTGTGGCACGACGGCGCGCTGTATGTGATGCACGCGCCGCACTACTCCATGTTTCAAGACACCAATGGCGACGGCGTGGCCGACGTTCGCAAAGACCTGGCAGAAGGATTTGGACCGCCCGCGGGGGTGTTTGGCTTTAACGATCATATTGTCACCGGCACGCGCATCGGACTCGACGGATTGATCTATGTGTCGGTGGGAGACAAGGGCGTGCCGCTGGCGCGCGGCGCTGACGGCGGCGCCATTTCGCTCGAAGGGGGTGGCGTTGTCCGTATGCGCCCCGACGGCACACGGCTGGAGGTGTTTTCCAGCGGCACGCGTAACCACCTCGATGTGGCCCTGGACTCGCTCGACAATATCTTCACCTACGACAACACCGACGACGGCCTGGGCTGGTGGACGCGTTTCACGCATCACGTTCCGACTGGCTACTACGGCTACCCTTACGATTACCATCCGCATCCCGAGCGGCATCTTCCTCGGATCAGTGAGCACGGCGGCGGCTCGCCCGTAGGGGCGGCGTGTTATCGTGAAGCGGCTTGGCCGGCCAAATATCGCGACAGCGCGTTTCACTGCGAATGGGGCAAACGCAAGTTACAGCGATTCACGCCCAAAAAGTCCGGCGCGACCTTCGCGGCCGAAGTGGAGGATTTCATCGTGGCCGATGGCGCGGGCGAGTTCTGCCCGCAAGACTTGTGCTTCAGTCCCGATGGCCGCTACATGTACATCGCCGATTGGAACTACGGTGGCTGGACTCGTCCGGATGTCGTCGGTCGGCTGTATCGCGTCAGCTACACAGGGGGCGATGTGCCCCCGGAACCGGAGCGTGCTGTCGATGCCGATCCGCTCGATCGACAGATCGCGGCCCTAGCGCATCCGGCGCATAGCGAGCGGATGCGCGCACAGCAGGCACTTGTTCGCATCAGTGAGCCGGCGGTTGCTTCGCTCACCACGCTGCTCGCCGCCAGCACGGACAAGCTGGCCAAGACACACGCCATTTGGGCGCTGTACGCGATTGCGGATCGCACGCCCGCCGTTGATCCCGCGGCGCTCTGGACGCAAGCAATCCAAGACGCCGATGCCGATGTGCGCGCACAGGCCGCCCGCGCGATTGGCCAGCGTTTTGCCACGCGCAACCTGTACACGATTGCCGCGAGTCAGTCGCCCGCCGCGCGACCCGATGCATTCAAGTTGCCGAATCGAGACGCGGCCATCATGGCGCTGGAAGCGCGCTTGGCGGACGATGACCCGTCGGTGCGCATGTGGTCGGCGGTGGCGCTCGGACAAATCGCCGACCACCGATCGGTGAAGCCGCTGTTCGCCGCGTTGGGCGCGCCGGACGCATTTGCGCGTTTCGCAATGATCCAAGCGCTGCGCTCGATCAATCACTGGGGATATGCCGAAGAGTTTATCAACTCGCCTGATTCGCGCGTTCGCGAGGGGGCGGTGCTGGCGATGACCGGCGTCTACAGCGAGGACGCGCTATCGGTGCTGATTCGCGCGGCGTTTGCAGGGCAAGATCCGCAACTGCGCCCCAAAGCGCTCGGCGCGGTGGGAGAAGTGCTGTACCAGGCGGCGCCGTATCAAGAAGGTTGGTGGGGCACTCAGCCGGCGCGCGCCAAGTTCTCGCGCCCCAAGGATCGCGAGTGGGTCGGCACGATCATCGCCCAATCCGCGCTTGGTGCCGGCGTTGAGCATGCCGATCCCGCGCTCCGCCTGGCCGCGGCTGTCGCGTTGCGGGCAACCGGAAACGAGAATGCGGCCGAGCTGCTGCGTCGGCTTTTGGCCGATTCCGACGAAGCGGTGCGCCGCGAGGCGATTTTGGCGGTCGGCGAGCTGAAAGACGAGGAATCAATTGCCGGCCTGATCGACGCCGCCTCTGACACGAGCGCATCCGACGCGCTGCGTCAAGCGGCCGTGCAATCGATCATGGCCATTGGCTCCGCCGATGCGGTAGAGCAATTGATCGGCATTGTTGCCAGGCCAGAAACCTCCGACGAGCTTGCCGTGGTGTCGATGCAAGCGCTGGCGCAGATGAAAGCGGCAGCCGCGGGGCCGGTGATTCTCGGCCGCTTTGCCAATGGTTCGGCCGCGGCGCGCGCGCAAGCCATCACCGCCTACGTAGAAATTGTCGGCGTTCCCGGCGCGCCGGCGATTGCCGAGCAGCTCGACGATGCGGAAGTCGTAGTTCGCCAAGCATGCATTACCGCCCTTGGCAAGTTGCATGCGTGCGACTATGTTCCCCAAATTATCAACGCCGCGAGCGACACGTCCTTGCGTTACGACGTGATTGCCGCGCTGGCCCAGATGCCCGATCGACGCGCTGCGCCGTTATTGATCGACGGCCTCGTTGACAAGAACGCGGACCTGCGCGAGGCCTGCCGCGCAGCGCTGGTGTCGCTTGGCCGCGCGATTGACGACGATTTGGTGTTGCTCCACGAGCGTGGCGAATTGAGCGGCCAAGCCCGCGCCGCGTTAAAAAGCGTCGTAGGAGAGCCGACGCCGATCACTCAGTGGAACGTGATGGGGGCGTGGCCCAAGGCGCAGCGGCCGAGTTTCGATCCGGCGGCCGCACCAGACACCGATCAGCGCGTCGCGTTGGGCGATCGCACACTCACCTGGCACAAGGCAGCTAGCCCGAAGGGTGGTGGGCGGATCCGCCTTAATGGGCTTCGACCAGAAAACGACGCGTGGGCCATTGCTCATGCGATCGTCGCTTCACCCACCGCCACGACTAGCGAAGCGCTGATCGGCAGCGATGACCAATTGACGCTGTACGTGAATGGCAAACAGGTTTATCAGCACGACACTTCGCGCGGTTGGTCGGCCAACCAAGACAGCGCGCCCATCGAACTCGTGGCAGGCGACAACCAGATCTGGGTGTTGGCCGGGAACGACAGTGGTCCGTGGGAGTTCAGCGTCGCCATCAAGCAGCGCGATCCGCGACTGGCGTTTCTCGATAACGTGGCGCCTCAAGCCACCGACCCGGCCCGCTATCGCGAGCGCGCGCTGGCCGAGTCGGGAGATGCGAGTCGCGGCCGCGCCTTGTTTGCCGATCGCCAAGGAGTCGCCTGCGTCAAATGTCACGCGGTGGGAGGAGACGGCGGGGGGCAAGTCGGCCCCGATCTGGCCGGCGTTGGCGCCAAGTATCCGCGCGAGGAACTGATTCGCTCCGTGCTGGAACCCTCGAATCGCATCTTGTCGGGCTATCAACTATCCGTCGTTGTCACCAGCGCCGGCGAGATTCTGCAAGGCATCATCAAGAGCGACGCCGACGACGCGATTGACCTGCTGGACGCCGAAGGACGCGTGCGCCGAGTGCCCGCGGCCGAGGTCGATGAGCGAGAAACGCAGAACGTGTCGATGATGCCCACCGGGCTCAAGGATGGGCTGACGCCCGCCGAGTTCACCGACATCATCGCGTATCTCGAAAGCCTCAAGTCCACGCCAGGCGAAAAGTAA